A window of Gossypium hirsutum isolate 1008001.06 chromosome D13, Gossypium_hirsutum_v2.1, whole genome shotgun sequence genomic DNA:
atttggaataatttaatatattttaaaatcattgatTTCACAAGATTGATGGAGGAAGTGAGATGTGGCCAAAAATCCAGTGggtcaacacttatcgattaagTGATAAAGTGGGCCAGCCTTGTCTTTCTTTTGGTATGGATACATTtgattctctttttattttattacttgattttatttcaatttctgtaaaaaataacattttcacttctaaaatataaaaaacattttatttaatatttttaaaaataataaattaatacatattaaaatgatATGAAACACCCTATAATGTATTCTCACCCACCACCAAAATTATTGAAAAACCTAACTTTGATCTCACCCAATTATTGAAATCCCCAAGACTTCTACTTGTTTCACAGAtgataaaaaatacttttttttatatttttataattaataaaataatatattttattataaaattgaattaaaaatatattttcctaGTGTCTAACTCTCAGACAAATCTACCGTTTAGATCTAATAATACAAAAACAGTTTAAATATATTTAGggtttggatatatatatatgagaaagtATTAGGTATATtcttgataaaatattttaatttcataaattaataatttttaatgatgttaAAGTGACAACTAGCATGACAGGTCACGTGAGCTTTATGCTGACATGATATTATCTATCTTATATGCTACATcggtaaataatttaaaaattataaaaaaatattcataaaagaaaaatattcaaaaaataaaataaaaatttcataaaaattcaaatgaaaGTTAGCATGAAATAGGCGTGGATTGTCATGCGGGCTAGTATgtttaaactttacaattttagtcaatattttcattttaaaaaataatttggttaTTGAAAGGTTGGTGGTCAAATTTTGGctcttttttaaaaggttaagagttaaatttagctaaaaataTAAGagataaattgacaaaaaaaacgTGAACATTAACAGCTAGATTtatcattatgtaatttttaaaataactttaagtatttaattgacaTATAATTGATTGAATTTTCATGTGACACTGACCATTTTACACTTGGCATTAATTTAAAGATGGCACTAAAAATGTTATCAAGTTAGTCCTATTAACAACATTACATAAATAAAGgaattaaattatgtcaaattaaagtacgaaagattaaatcttaaattttaatttaatagagggactaaaaccataattaTACTGTAAATTTCAGCACAGCGGAGAGAATAAAACCAGAAATGTTTccccattaaaaataaaaaatcactgtttttcaaattatttttaatttattttcatttaatattatacgCCCACCACTTTGCATGAATTTAAGAGTCATTTAAGGCATATATTTGGAAACATGTGTTCGACCAAACAATAACTGGTAAGCATCTGTTTTAGATCTTTAGGATGTTTTTAAGGCAGGtggaaattttagaaaataaaattgaaaattgttgATACGAAGTTGGGATTGTAACGGTTTATGACTGTTCATTTGGTGGGTGGAGAGCCATAAGTGATTAAAGGTGATTAGGAACTAGATTTCTCAAGAAGATTAGAGTTCAAGAAGAGAAAGAGAGATAACTGAGAATGTAAGAGGAGAGGGAgagatttattttgttttgatgttTGTGAGCCTTAAAAGTGGGCGCCTCTAATCATTCTCGAGATGTCACATTTATTCTCATATTACTTCTGTACTACTTGGAGCCTAATTGACTTATTGATGTTATGTTCTCGAATGTATGGCTTGTCATGTTAGGCCAACAATATATGTGACACATAAGTGGCATGTGTTTTATCCACATTAAGGTGAGTTCATGAGATCTTAGGCTCACAAGGTTATGGGCTCGTAAAATCTTGAGCTTGCAAGGCCTTGGACTTGCAAGTATTCTTAACTTGCAAGATGATTCTAATCCAAGGTATTGACTAGTGAGGATAGCAAGATGTAAAGCAAGCTCGCTAAGTGTAGGTATAACAATAGCCCCCAATTAAAGGGGAGGTTATAAAGTGACCTCTCTTGAGACATCGATATTTTATAACCTACCTTGGTGATAATTGTTTTGATGGTTGAAAAGGGATTCATATTATTTCAAAGTATTTGCCTTTACAAGATATGATCTCGTTGGTGAATGTAGGTAGAtggacttaaataaaatttagtatGTTTCACCCAAGCTCTAATAATCAGAATCCAAACATGATCTAAcccaattttaaatttataatatgatttttttccttttttatatgttatattatttatgttatatgaaagttAAATATACTAAACTATACTGTGAATATTGaaaaatacattaattttaaaattttaataaaatatatagttaTAGTAAAAGATAGGTATACTcaccaaaaaaaaactaaaaatagatatattttcttgaaaaaaaaatataaagagcctaaaaaaatagatataacgtagtttaccctaaataaaatcaattttttaattttttttctgagGGTTTTTTTTTGACCTTTTTAGtcgtaaaaaaaatgaaaataaaagaaagaagagagtAGAGTGAAATACACGAAGCCTGAAACATAGCAACCTGGTGTGCATCATCTACATTATTTTGCCCGTTTGAGCACAAAAACTACACATACAAAGTTGGATAGAAGGCAAAAAAAGCAGTACAGGTGCTACAAAAAGCTCAGTCTCTGGCTACACATATGACCTGCTTGCCAATATTTTGGCCTGAAAACAGTCCAACAAAAGCAGCTGGACCACTCTCTAAACCGTCATTCATGTCTTCAATGTACACAATCTTCCCCTCTTTGAAGTTCTTAGTGACATGTTCTAAAAATTCAGGGAATTTATCTAAGTAGTCGCTTTGCAAGAATCCTTGCATCTTGATGCGCTTTGGTACAACACAATACAAATTGTGGATCCCTTTCGGATCGGAGATACTATGTAGCGACACCATTCCGCAAACAGCTATACGACCGTGAATCCGCATGTTGAGCAAAGCTGCATCCAGAATCTCCCCGCCCACGTTGTCGAAGTAGATATCGATGCCTTCTGGGAAGTACCTATATCGAGATTTTAGCTACCACTAATCAGGATGATGCACATTTGTTCCAACAAATGAAAGTGTATCATTTCTAATTTGGTTCAATGAAGGAAAATCATTGACAGGGCCTGTTTCAGTTATGGAATATGCTTTCCAAGTATCATAGAGACTCTTATACTAAAAGTCATATTGCATTTTGCCACCTTTAATAAAAAGTTAGTCCtttacattagatcaaaaagtaaattagtccttctattaaatttttttaatatttctattgttaaaaactgatcCTTATATGTCAACGTGTGATAGACGTGACACGCCACATGTCCGTGTTTAACTATTCTATCCGCTAtgttagtttttaacaatagaatggATGGAACttttaataaaaaggaccaattttCTCTATGATCTAATGTTTAGGGTCTAGTTTACCCatctttttgacaaaaaaaatatctACTGACCTTTTCAAAGCAGCATCTAGGTCTGCCTCCTCTTTGTAGTTAAAGGCTTCATCAAACCCAAGCTTGTTCTTAAGAAGATCAACCTATCACATGCCAAATTGAGAGTTCAATCGTTTTCTTGAAAGTGAGAGTTCAATTCTTAATGAATTAGAATTCAACTCACACACAATTTTTGTACAAGAAAGATACCTTTTGCCTACTTCCAGCACTTCCAACTGCATAGCAGCCATGTAACTTGGCAAGTTGTCCAACAAGCTGACCAACAGCTCCTGAAGCTGCAGATACAAAAACATATTCTCCTTTCTTTGGGCTACAGATTTCATAAAATCCTACATAAGCAGTAAAACCTGGCATACCTGCATTAAACTTCTAAATCAGTAATGAATTTAAACATTATTAAGACaaatcaaatacataaaaaagaaCTTTCTAAAAAAAACAGGagcaatttaattcatgttaattttgaaattgagtatcTAACAACAATTAATCACAATATTAATgttcttttttatcatttttggtgtaattacaaatttacccttcaAAGTTTACACTTTTtgtctatttatatatatttgaagttaaagtttttttatatattgtttttgaagtttataaaattttaaattttatacattttttcaaATACTTTTTTTAGAATCAAGGCTTAATTGACAAAATATGTCGACATTGAAGgcttaatttgttattatatcaatcaaaattatgtacgaTTGACATCATTCTCTAGTTACTcactttttaaaattgacaagGAGTAAGTTGCTCCGATTTTTTTAGAGGGACATTTGCTCAATATCGAAATTGAGAGGAACCAGAAAGGTGTTTTTACCAATCAAAGACAtgctgctttttttttttctcaaaatgaGCTACTCGATTAGCAAGACATAAGTTCCTGGCAACGTGACTAAGATTTATCTAATTTGTATTGTCAGTTTGAAATACTAGACAAAACAAACAAACACACAACAATTTTTGACTGAAACAGAGTTATTGTTCAAAAATCTATCCCCTTTGCTCACTTCAAGGCTACATAGGAAAGCTTGATTTAATTGCTTATGTATAGGCATATAACTAAACTGATCACCTCAAAATGCATCCAAATCAACCTTACCATTTATGGTTGGTATAATCAGTGCACAACAAGCATACTTGGAAGAAAAAGGAACTTGATTGGATAACAATCAGACACAAACTGTAATGTGATCATAATTATGAACAATACTTATGATGTTCTCTCTATTATTATTTGTTGTCAGGTTTGTTCATCTTAATCAGATCACAGATGTTAAAACTAGTCAATAAAAGAACAGCAAGCataaatcggtaaaaataccatggaggcccttgtactaagagttaaattacattttgccccctctactcaaaaaataggcaaattagtctatatacattagatcaaagggtaaattagtccttttgttaaaaattgatcaTTGTATCTTAGCATGAGGTAAATGTGATGTGGTTATTTTGTCAGTCatgctagtttttaacaatagaaataaatgaaatttttaacaaaaagtatCAATTTGCTATCTAATCTAATATAAGGGGATTAATTTGCCATTTTTCGAATAGAGAGGGCAAAATGACATCTAGTATAGGGGCTTCCAAGATATTTTTACCAGTGTAGATATGACGAGTTGGGAGAAGGAAGTTCGAAACATACCAAGAAGTCCCAAGTGGTAAGAGAGAGGGATAGCATCATCTGGTTGAATCTTTCTCAACTGTGAAGTGTTGTGAATCAAGCTGTACTCTTCCCATCCAGTGATTCCTGAAATGAAATCTCCTGGTTTGAAATCAGGGTTATCAGAATCCAACACTTTTCCCACTCCAAATCCTTCAATAGGCTtcactcatcatcatcatcaaaaatgaaaatagattagttattaacatgcataaaatgcaaaatgtatCCTATTTGAGAGTAAAGGATGAAAAATACCTGAGAAGGAACAAAAGGTGGGATATAAGAACCATGaaaatcacgcatgcgacctctCATGTAAGGATCACAAGAGAGATAGAGATTCTTGACTAGAAAAGCACCCGAGCCTTTGGGAGCCTTCAACTCTATTTTCCCAATCTTCATTGCCATGTCTGTCACCTTGGGTACTCCTTCTATGTACCTTTCAAGCACCACTTGCCTGTTCTCTACTGTCGCCATTCCCTCAAAAAAGTGTAGTATTCACCGGTCTCTACAACCACTGTTTTCTCCTTGCATTTATAGGCAACTCTCACCCGTCAGCTCAACCCACCTAACTCTCTCTAGTCAAACTATAACCTTTACTTCTTTGCTTTGCGTGTGTTCCTCTAGGCTACTATATCTACCTACCTCCAACTCTAATTTTAATAAAGTAATATAATTTggattttaatgaatttaaatacTTTTGAGCCCCTTCGTTTTGTCAGACTgaaatttcattcatataaaaAAGGGTTTTTTCAAATCTCATGTGAACAAACTCCATACAaaaatataatcaatacaagACAAGACCCAAAccacttaaaacccaaatccgAAGAAACTTCACTTGAATTAGGTCATCATTATTTATAAAAGGGAAGCCAAAGCGATCTGATGAGGTTCAATCATCAGAACGGAGGAACCACCATATGACTATAATGTCTAAAGACCCTATAGCCCCCCTCCTCCGTTGTTTGGGCCTCTGGTTTTAAATGTTAGCCAAGCCCGTTTGGATCTTAAATTTTAAAGCATGTCGGGACTTTGGACTTTGAAGCGTAATTGAGGTATtggattttaacttttaatttgggcttcTAGATCTTAGTTCTTAGCTTGGGcttcagaatttatggtttatttataattatttacaaaGTATAAACGGAGAAGAACATACAAAAACCAGGCCGACCGGATGGTGGCAAGTGGAGATCAAGCAAGGTAAAGGTCATGATTTATTTTTCTAGATCTATTAGTGTACGGATGATTTTGGGTGATAAGAATTTTGATTCTGGATTAGGAGGATGGAAGAACTGTGGGGGGATATTTCTTTTGGCCTGTCGAAGCTCCGTCCAATTGTGGGGGTGCCGTTGTCGGAGTTCTCCATTCTTCTTCGGCCGTTAGAGAGAaccaaagaatgaaagaaaatagtTTTAGACAGGAAAATCGAAAGCCAGAAGTTTATAGGAGATCAAGCACATACCGAAACCAGGCCGACCAGACGGTGGCAAGTGGAGATCAAGCAAGGTAAAGGTCAGGGTTTATTTTCTAGATCTATTAGTGTACGGATGATTTTGGGTGATAAAGATTTTGATTCTGGATTAGAGGATGGAAGAACTGTGGGAGGATATTTCTTTTGGCCTGTCGAAGCTCCGTCCGATTGCGGCGGTGCCGTTGTCGGAGTTCTCCATTCTTCTTCGGCCGTTAGAGAGAaccaaagaatgaaagaaaatagtTTTAGACAGGAGAATCGAAAGCCAGAAGTTCATAGAAGGGTTTCGAGATGggtgaaaaaaagaaatttactattagttagacctttcgtctcgcaatttATGCGGCTTTAGGCAATCCGTTCGCCCAAACTTGCTTAAGTTagcctttactcaagtgaggGTTTCTTAAAAACTCCTCCAAGACACCAAATTGAAAAGCGAAagtgatttatgccaaaagaagaacaacaaacaacaacaaaaaagcgCACGCGAAGTGTCCgtcgagattaaccatatccctttattttagagatttacaagatatgtcatatctaatctaatctaatctaatctttacaagatatgattctctttatcttctaagattagttaccatattagcctaagttgctaTATCTTCATTATCGGGTCAACCAGGCTTCACTCTGACAAGTTCCTCcaatagctctttgaatcgggtcagttctcgtgggccaaataatccccatctgagcaatagacctccattggatgcatttagtgcgatggtcacgggctttgaactacAGCCTGTGACACAGCCTGTGACACTAGGTGATTATTTCGTAACAATTTCTcggataataaaaaagaaaacttgtTGTTCAATCCTTAGAGGTAAATATGCTTTATAGTCCCTGTAGTTTTAAGTtta
This region includes:
- the LOC107918128 gene encoding 2-alkenal reductase (NADP(+)-dependent) encodes the protein MATVENRQVVLERYIEGVPKVTDMAMKIGKIELKAPKGSGAFLVKNLYLSCDPYMRGRMRDFHGSYIPPFVPSQPIEGFGVGKVLDSDNPDFKPGDFISGITGWEEYSLIHNTSQLRKIQPDDAIPLSYHLGLLGMPGFTAYVGFYEICSPKKGEYVFVSAASGAVGQLVGQLAKLHGCYAVGSAGSRQKVDLLKNKLGFDEAFNYKEEADLDAALKRYFPEGIDIYFDNVGGEILDAALLNMRIHGRIAVCGMVSLHSISDPKGIHNLYCVVPKRIKMQGFLQSDYLDKFPEFLEHVTKNFKEGKIVYIEDMNDGLESGPAAFVGLFSGQNIGKQVICVARD